In Babesia microti strain RI chromosome IV, complete genome, the sequence TTTCCGCGCTGAGCCACGATGTCGATAACCTCTCCATATGGAACGAATAATTCATAGAGCAAATGGGTCAATTCTTTGATGTTTATGTTGTCGTTCAGGTTGTTTGCATACAAAGTTTGGTTGGGCGGTATGTCGCCCGTATATATCCCACTCATTTTTAAGTTATGCGTTTTAATTTAACTGTGCTTAAAATTTAAAAGCAAAAATGTCAGCgatataaaatatgcaaaCTCTAAGTTTGATGCTTAGTCTTAGTTAATGCATATAAGCATACAATTAGCGAGTAACTAATAATTAGTGGTTAACCAGCGATGCTTAATGATATCAACGGAGTATTACCGTGTAAAATCCAGTGACAATGAGTGACAGTGATACGTATGGTGAGAGCCTCTCGCCTataatggcaaatttgCCCAAAAGACCTGGAAATCCCTTCTTCCTAGAGTTGAAAAGCTGAGGTATCAACGGCTTCAAATAGCTACACGTACAAATTGTA encodes:
- a CDS encoding hypothetical protein (overlaps_old_locusTagID:BBM_III07720); this encodes MPALLNLPSLITTIQLTICTCSYLKPLIPQLFNSRKKGFPGLLGKFAIIGERLSPYVSLSLIVTGFYTVILR